The window ATCTTCAAAAGGAGAACACGAGTTTCATTAGTTACATTCAGACCTTTAAGTCCAGTTCTTCCAAATTATGCATTTACCTCCACTCTTAAATGTTTCTATAAGACCCATTAGCTATCTAGGCTTCTTAGTTTATATACTATGTACGTAACCATTTTAGAGAAAATGGAATTCCACTTCAGTGTTACcttctcaaaaagaaaatatttagcTCTCTTTAGCATAGCTTTAGCTTGGTTTTTTGTCAAGATTTCTCCTCAAATTccattttgtatcatttggtctcaGAGCATGATCATCCACAAGAAAACTTCAGAGAGGGCCGGTGTTATTTTTGTTCAGTATCAATGGCGGATTATATCAAGCTCATAGGGAATGCACTTGATTTTTCGTTAGTCAGAAGCTTGCTTTCACCACCAGATCTCGAGGTTCAAATTTGATGCCATGTGTGCAGTCATAAGGGCTTATGAAAAGTTCATTCTTGATGAAAAACTAGGAGTTCGTTTGAAGTCTGATGCAAATTGAGGGCCTCTGGACGATTTTGGTGTCTGTCCTGCTAAGGGTGGAGGAAGATGAAGGATACTTGTGGGCTTCGAGAACTATTTACACAGTTATTGACCTTGTTTTTCTTGTTGGGATTGATTTGTTCATTTAAAAGTAACAGAAATTCAAGCAAATGACAAAGGAATTACATCGTGGACATCATCCCATAAGTTTAGGTTCAGTGAATTTGATGGCCTACATGAAGCTAAGGTAATTGGAATAGGAGCTTCAGGGAGAGTGAACGAAACTAACCTAAGCAGTGATGCAACTGGAaccaaaatttcagattttgacgTGTAAAACTGGAAAATATTGCTGAAATAACCAGCAAAGGTGGTGTTGAATCCACGTATGTCATTGATGGTTCCCTTATGGCATTGGATGCAATCAGTATGGATATATCAATAGCTGAAAAGTTCATAGAACTTCCTAATGGGAAGTGGTAGAATATTAAAACCTGGTATCTTAGATATGATCCCAGTCATATGCACCATTCTTTCAATGCTTTGATCAAAGCAACAACTCTATGCCATTTCAATAGGTTATTTTGTGCCTTTGGGCTTGAAGTTTAAGTAGACGATGCTGGTATCAAAGAAGTTTCTAATGAATGGTCATTGGTGAACAAGCAGAAGTCTATTTTGATGAGGGGCAGAAGAGAATACGGAATAAGAGTATGCTCTCTTCTTAAGAGCCTGACCAATGACTAATAGCAACATTTGGTTGTCAAGAACTTCTCTGTTGACAGACAGTTAAAGTTCAAAGTAGTTCGTATTGTTACAAAAGGGCTCTTTTTAATCTCTTTGACACAACAAAAAAGGCCACCCATATGAAGCTGTATATTAGTATATGACTAATATTAGTTGATCATATGGTTCTGCATGACAATTGTCTTTTGAAGCCTAGCTAATAACAACacactactccctccgtccctttttgttttgataactatggtgtccgggccagcttgtgtgcacctcaactaattccatgggatacctgccgcctcccaccagcaacaggtaccaaGCAattctgtccaccaaggctagaacagatggaaAAAATCCACCTAGTATttttctttgttaataattgaACCTGAGACTAGGGGTggcaatttcagcccatatttgtgaaaagagtccatttaacccatatttagtgaattgaatcactcatatttcaaatgggtaaatatggacttcaactcattttaaaagctcatacaaatatggacaaaatgggtaaaatatgggtacccatttaaacacagagatcacccacctatgcttaaaatttcagtttttcttttcttttctagtttcttttttttttttgtttttctttcttttttcctttaatttacctttttttttaatttttttactcattccttataatttcttttttttctttctcattttttcatctatttttttatttttttatttttatttcttttttctttgtattctttttttttcgctttcctctttctcattcttatttcattgtTCGTATTGGCTTGTACATGGGTTAGTAAATATAAACTTctaattatcctatttagcctatataattcatgacatctcttatcaattaaatataatccatagtctcacttcttttttattatgtttttccatctttcatttctttttcttttttttttcttttgttttttctttcttttttcctttaatttactatttctttctttcttttttcctttaattttttttctttttcaatttttttccacttattttttattcgcttcttacactttttttctttcttctttttcatcaatttttttctttttcaattttatttcttttttcttcacattctttttttttgtatttctgtttctccctttttcattcttggttcgtcatttttgtcatttttcgtatttttgtatattcttttCCTATCTTTtctttgtcattgcattttatattttatattttttttactttaaatttatttgtatcatactatatatttcaaataaatttattatttgtatttaaatagtttagttgttaatatgtgcaatttatcatttgtatttatatacaaataagtatatgaattaaaatcaacatgggctgtggtgcagtggatggggctactctacccttaaccagaggttgaGAGTTCGATCCAGGGtatggagaaaattctgttgggagcgctgccaccttaatgggccctgcaacgcccgatgcggattagtcggggctccaatgcaggTGCCGAATATTGGatgaaaagccaaaaaaaaatatatgaattaattgtatttgttgagactaaaatatatatggctgAGGATCCACATAACCCTccaattataaatgttgggcgaatataaatcaatatgcgcttacggtattttcgttatcataaaaaaaagaaggaaaccaaaaatagaaaaaaaaaaacaaaaaagtagaaagagaggtaGTAGAAGTtaaagatagaagagagaaaaaagcgtaaagaaagaattgaagaaaaaaatacaaaaaaaatcaaaaagaaaaaataatgaaaaaggagaaaaggaaaaagaaaaaaaatggtgaaaacaaatatactgagtggttacgatattttagttatcatccataatttgtactcgacttaaccatgttcttcgaaaattaaaaaaatataaaacaaaaaatacaacaaaaaaaaaaacgagaaagaagtaaaaacaaaaaaatacaaaaaaaggagactaaaaagaaaaaggaaaaaaaagataaaagaaagagaaataaagggcagagggtagagatagaagagagagaataaaaagaaatgacaaaaaaatgaaaaaaaaaaaacttgaggctacatatagaagagagacaaaaaaaaactaaaaagaaaaaactaaaaaaaagaaatggaaaaaaagtcaagttgatatgatatagaagttttaagtttttgacttaggagttaaagtgggttgaaaccatttttacccaatccatatttgaccaaattcatatttaccactatttatatgggcggattgTAATCGAAACTATTTTTGCTCGATtccaaatccaatccaatccgcCCGTTTGCCACCCCTAGTAGTTGTTCAGTAGAATGTGACAGAGATTGATTGAGTTGATATAGGGAAAGGATGGGACTAGGTCATAAACTGGGAGTAGTTAGTAGAAAAGGTTCAATGAGGAATGAACTGCATGTCAGCATATTTTGTATTAGTGGTGGTGAAATGTCGTTGCATAAAATTTCTTTGTGCACTAAATACATCGagttgtttttcttctatttgttgTGAAACAATTtgattaacaattttttttacaagTTTAATGTAATCAAAACCTGAAAATGGACAACATTTTCCAGTAGAACATTTTATACTCACACCTAATGGATCTTTGATTTCTGCGGATTTTATCAACATTACCTTTCATTTCTGTTATAATGAAGGTATTATTCTTTGCAGATAACTGGCAGGAGCTTGTTCAACGGATAAAGTCAAAGGGCATGAAACCTGGAGTTTCTTTGAAGCCTGGTACACCAATTGAAGAAGTGTACCCACTGGTAGTTCTTCATTATCacattttattagttttattagCGAATTACTCTGGGATTTTCTTAGTACTTTTGACTTCTCCTTGTTGTGAACTAAGAATATAACATAGTTTTGAAAAGGAAATCACTTGTTGCCATTGGTGCTAGTAAAAAGGAAGAAACTAAAttatatcttcaaaatatctaTCATGATACACCAGTTTGCCTGTATATTTTACAGCTTGATGGTGAAAATTCTGTCGAACTGGTCCTTGTTATGACTGTTGAGCCTGGTTTTGGGGGACAAAAGTTTATGCCAGAGATGATGGATAAGGTGAGAATACAATTTGGCGTTCTCCATATGAATATCATTATCATTTTCTGCATTATATCTTAAGAGCCACATCAGGTTAccagttaaaaaaaaaagaaacttaagAGCCACACTCTTTCAATTTTCAGGTACGCACTCTCAGAAAAAAGTACCCATCACTTGATATAGAGGTGAGCTTTTCGTTTCTTGATGGTTTTATTCTTGTGTTAGATATTCCAACTCTTTCCATGTTTTCATGGACCATTCCCTCATGCATTTTCCATTTCTTGAATTATCATGTTGTCAAGACGTGATTTAACACTAAACTTTTTTTCAAAGTCAGTTTATCATTCGTATGAGCTATTGTGATACAGGTGGATGGTGGTTTAGGACCTTCAACTATTGAGGCAGCCTCATCAGCTGGAGCAAACTGCATAGTTGCGGGAAGTTCAGTGTTTGGAGCTCCAGATCCAGCACAAGTCATAACTTTGATGCGAGGCAGTGTGGAGAAAAGGAGTTGATACTGGAAGAGGCAACACTTCATGTTGTATTAATGACTATTAAAAGTGAATATCATCTTTATCACGTTCGCGGAATCAATATCACGAGATGCCTGCACTTGTTGAGTTATCCAAGTTGTGTATttgttgaataatgttattaAACATGTATTTTGTCACATCTTCTTGAAACTTGCACGCATCGAGTTATCCAAGTTGTGTATTTGAACAATATGAAATATTTGTTACTGAATTTAGTTGGTGTCCATGTCCAATATGATACCTCCTTACCATGTTGAATCACATAAATTTTCACAATTTCATTTGCAGAGAAACAGAAAGGAGTTATGGAGGGTGAAAAATGTGATTCTAGTATCTAccttcaaacaagtgttgcataCAAGTTCCAATCAGGATGATTGAGAAAGATTCAATCAcatcacaataataatagtataaatgTTGTAAGGAagggggggtggggtggggtgggggcgtGCAACACAACATAATATAAGACTAGTATTACTTATCAAAATTGGTACAACCTCTGCTTAATTAATCGGCACAATAAACTACTACAATtctattaacaaaaatataactTCAATAAAAGAACATTACTCTCACTCGTACCACCACGAATTTGCTCTTCAGAAGAATACCTCCAAATATTCTAACTGTGTTACGGTTGTCACATATTGTATCATAATGTATGGTACTGTATTGTTTTAATTAATACAAGTTTGTATTGTTTTAACGAATACAAGTTTGGATAGATGGTATGATACCGTATTGTTTTAAGTTTGAATAGATTGTATCGTTTTTCATTGTTAGATAATTTCACACATCAATAATTTAAAGGATCAACCTATTAGAAAAGTTAGATACCAGATAAAGCTACTATACAAGGTAAGATAAAAGGAttaaataagaatattaaataatgaataatgagaaaaaaaatgtaaGGTTGAGCAGGATATAGAGAGACAGAGAGGTTTGCTTTTCACCTTTCCATCACAAATCCTCCTCAGCAGATTCCTCAACATCTCTTTACTTCCATTTGTTTCTCTCAACCCAAAGAATAATAATCTCTTTTACTTATCATCTCACATATTCTATGATGCCATTCTTCTTAttctcttcctcctcttcttctatGCCTTCTTTCTCTTCCCCTCTTTCTCTTAACCCATACTATTCCTTCATCCAATGTATAGCTCTCAGCCTTCACCACATGGTAATCTCTCTTTCACAACAACCTTTTCAATCAAATTGGTTTTTGTGCCAGTTTGGATTGACTTTTGACTTATCAAAGTCATAAGTTAAATgcttttgacttatttttaacattttaagtCCGAATTCGTAAATTAGTATTTCTAATTTAAAACTTTCGGCTTATCTTTggtattttaaactataaattaaaatttttggcttaaaaagattttagacttatttttagtattttagcttAAAACAAAGTATTTACGAGCACTTTTTAAATTAACCAATCACTGTCACTTTTGGTTTTAGCTTATTTTTAGCATTGTAAGCCAAAAATCATAACTTAGAATTTCTAAATTGAAAGAGGACTTTTGACATTTTAGCTTAACAAAATGCACTTTTTAAATTTACTCAAACGCTTTAAAagtgtttaaaaataatttttgaattaaaaacatttaaaattaagACAATTCAAAGTTCAAACGGGCTCTTTGTTCTATCTGAGGtttcactttttgtttttttcataaGCAGAGAGGAGGAAATCAAGGTTTAAGAAATGGCTAAGTAAGCTTTTCAAGGCTGGGTCAGCCAACAACGGTGGACTAGGAGAAGGCAACATGGTTAGGCCCCCTTTTAAGAAAAATGAGGTACAATACCTTTTTAAgtcttcaataaaaaaaaaaaatgagacaaGTAGATTCCGTAACTTCAAACAACTGTGTACAGTTGTCGAACACGTGCATTAGTTGTCCCAACAACTATTCAATTGTTCAACAGCTGCACACAGTTGTTGAGACAACTTCGACATTTGTTGGGATAACTTTTATAGTTGTAAGGTTAAGTGTAAAAGTAAAAAAGTTGAGgaattgctaaaaaaaaaaattgtcacttTTATCCAATTTTTAACATTCAAAGTATTGCGactttgaaggggagccttggagtaacagGTAAAGTTGCTGCCACGTGACTAGGAGGTacgggttcaagtcttggaaacagcctctggcagaaatgcaaggtaaggctgcgtacaatacacccttgtggtggagcccttccccgaacaccgcacattgcggtagctttagtgcaccgggctgtcctAAAGTATTGCGGCTTAATTGAGAAACTTATTTGTCCCTTCTAACTACTTCTCCCTGATATAATGAACTATGAAATATGAATACTTCCTATTATTATTGAAAGGATTTTTTACCTCAATGTATAGTCCaatacaaaatattaaatttactaGTCATGTTTTCATATTAAGCCTTTTTTTCCGCAACaatgcttattttttttttttggttaagcaACAATGCTTATACACATGGTATACAACAGTATACACTAGGGGGTCGTTTGGTGGAGTGCATTAGAAAaataaggcataatacataaacatgtcctttaacttaacctcaaatcacatctatgactttcaactttgggtgtgcacaagtaggcacttaaacttgtaaaaagttgaacaagtagacacacatgtcctatgtggcataatacacgtaggatgccatgtaggacaagaattggCCACGTAGGACATCATATAGGACATGTGTGTCTACtcgttcaactttatacaagtttaaatgcctacttgtgcacacccaaagttgaagGCAATAGATGTGATATGAGGTCTATTGTGccaaaaaataatgcatgcattagcttTGTGTATTACTAGTACCTTATTTGACACGCTTTTTCAACCAATATATAACTAGTGCTTACATTAGTTATGGCTATTTGGTATTACATGGTCATCACAAATAATGACGATGAGGGAATTACCAAATTGAAACATCACCCTTTTAGCACTTCTAGACTA of the Capsicum annuum cultivar UCD-10X-F1 chromosome 11, UCD10Xv1.1, whole genome shotgun sequence genome contains:
- the LOC107848114 gene encoding ribulose-phosphate 3-epimerase, cytoplasmic isoform, with protein sequence MVKAIIAPSMLSSDFGNLASEAERMLNCGADWLHMDIMKFKQMTKELHRGHHPISLGSVNLMAYMKLSKGGVESTYVIDGSLMALDAINNWQELVQRIKSKGMKPGVSLKPGTPIEEVYPLLDGENSVELVLVMTVEPGFGGQKFMPEMMDKVRTLRKKYPSLDIEVDGGLGPSTIEAASSAGANCIVAGSSVFGAPDPAQVITLMRGSVEKRS